A genomic region of Halococcus sediminicola contains the following coding sequences:
- a CDS encoding BMP family lipoprotein has protein sequence MSPDRRQFLRIAGVAGVAGVAGCTSGGGGGDGESGGSNGSGGNTSGSGNGSGGGGSGGSGSGSNANIGMVYAKGGLGDKSFNDMAHRGVERAKQELGVSYNEAQPEQNSDFPTFQRRYAQSTSPNYDLVSCIGFAQVSALTDVAPNFPDQKFMLVDGVVEESNVANYVFKEEQGSFQIGHLAGLLTTEKLSAGGGKTNPENAKLGFVGGEEAPLIQKFQAGFEKGVQYANEDASVNVAYTGSFADPGAGKEAALSMYNDGADIVYHAAGATGIGVFQAASEQNRYALGVDADQSKSQPKFANVILASMVKQVDNAVFSSIESVVNGNFEGGGTKTLGLEKDGVEVVYGKQLGSAIPKEVKQALKESRKKIVSGEISVPQKPGSGK, from the coding sequence ATGTCCCCTGATAGACGGCAGTTCCTTCGTATCGCGGGTGTTGCGGGTGTCGCCGGTGTCGCCGGCTGTACGAGCGGCGGTGGCGGTGGCGACGGTGAGTCGGGCGGCTCGAACGGCAGCGGCGGCAACACCAGCGGCAGTGGCAACGGCTCCGGCGGCGGTGGCTCGGGCGGGTCCGGCTCCGGTTCGAACGCGAACATCGGGATGGTCTACGCGAAGGGCGGTCTCGGCGACAAGTCGTTCAACGACATGGCCCATCGGGGCGTCGAGCGCGCGAAGCAGGAACTCGGCGTCAGCTACAACGAGGCCCAACCCGAGCAGAACTCCGACTTCCCGACCTTCCAGCGCCGGTACGCCCAGTCGACCAGCCCCAACTACGACCTCGTCTCCTGTATCGGGTTCGCACAGGTCAGCGCGCTGACCGACGTCGCGCCGAACTTCCCCGATCAGAAGTTCATGCTGGTCGACGGCGTCGTCGAGGAGTCGAACGTCGCCAACTACGTCTTCAAAGAGGAGCAAGGCTCGTTCCAGATCGGCCATCTCGCCGGGCTGTTGACGACCGAGAAACTGAGCGCCGGCGGCGGCAAGACAAACCCCGAGAACGCGAAGCTCGGCTTCGTCGGCGGCGAGGAGGCCCCGCTCATCCAGAAGTTCCAGGCCGGCTTCGAGAAGGGTGTCCAGTACGCGAACGAGGACGCGAGCGTCAACGTCGCCTACACTGGCTCCTTTGCCGACCCCGGTGCGGGCAAGGAGGCGGCGCTGTCGATGTACAACGATGGCGCGGACATCGTCTATCACGCCGCCGGCGCGACGGGTATCGGCGTCTTTCAGGCGGCCAGCGAGCAGAACCGCTACGCCCTCGGCGTCGACGCCGACCAGTCGAAAAGCCAGCCCAAGTTCGCCAACGTGATCCTCGCGAGCATGGTCAAACAGGTCGACAACGCCGTGTTCAGTTCCATCGAAAGCGTCGTCAACGGGAACTTCGAGGGCGGAGGAACGAAGACGCTCGGTCTCGAAAAGGACGGCGTCGAAGTCGTCTACGGCAAACAGCTCGGCTCGGCGATCCCGAAGGAGGTCAAACAGGCGCTCAAGGAATCGCGCAAGAAGATCGTTTCGGGCGAGATCAGCGTGCCACAGAAACCCGGTTCGGGCAAGTAG
- a CDS encoding DUF5793 family protein gives MRRENFDIHVSNTEWASSDGEPRKPTVAIEFDGPGELLQSRLAGTEGTLVDADETDVNYRFHDGEDEGVLSITNRITGDFVLELNADAEGVLAFIRAARAYGDHTDDEGRYRITVAQDGEQLLAHEKSTFLVYNDEGNLVRQHSLIPGGVEL, from the coding sequence ATGAGGCGCGAGAACTTCGACATTCACGTCAGCAACACCGAGTGGGCGTCGTCCGATGGCGAACCCCGAAAGCCGACGGTCGCCATCGAGTTCGACGGTCCGGGAGAGCTGCTCCAGTCGCGTCTCGCCGGCACGGAGGGAACGCTCGTCGATGCCGACGAGACGGACGTCAACTACCGCTTTCACGACGGCGAGGACGAGGGCGTGCTCTCGATCACCAACCGCATCACCGGCGATTTCGTCCTCGAACTGAACGCCGATGCCGAGGGGGTCCTCGCGTTCATTCGCGCGGCGCGCGCCTACGGCGACCACACCGACGACGAGGGCCGCTATCGCATCACGGTCGCACAGGACGGCGAGCAGCTGCTCGCCCACGAGAAATCGACGTTTCTCGTTTATAATGACGAGGGCAACCTCGTCCGCCAGCACAGCCTGATCCCCGGCGGCGTCGAGCTGTGA
- the map gene encoding type II methionyl aminopeptidase: MSDVDLSEEQYENCREAGEILAQVREEAAERVEVGASHLEVAEWAEERTQELGGEPAFPVNISIDEEAAHATPSIDDESTFGEEMVNLDIGVHVDGWLADTAVTVDLSDNPDLAEAPEAALEAALELVEDGVSTGDIGARIEEVIDDYGYNPVVNLTGHGLARWEQHTPPNIPNRAVSQSVELEAGDVVAIEPFATDGSGKVGEGNETEIFALEHERSVRNRDAREALDQITEQFRTLPFATRWLDVDRPEMALRRLERQNVVHSYPVLKEDAGNLVSQKEHTVIVTEDGCEVTTER; the protein is encoded by the coding sequence ATGAGCGACGTGGACCTCTCCGAGGAGCAGTACGAGAACTGTCGTGAGGCGGGCGAAATCCTCGCACAGGTACGCGAGGAGGCGGCCGAGCGCGTCGAGGTCGGTGCAAGCCACCTCGAAGTCGCCGAGTGGGCCGAAGAACGCACGCAGGAGCTGGGCGGCGAGCCGGCCTTCCCGGTGAACATCTCCATCGACGAGGAGGCTGCCCACGCGACGCCGAGCATCGACGACGAATCGACGTTCGGCGAGGAGATGGTGAATCTGGACATCGGCGTGCACGTCGACGGCTGGCTGGCCGATACCGCAGTTACTGTCGACCTCTCGGACAATCCCGACCTCGCCGAAGCGCCGGAAGCCGCACTGGAGGCCGCACTCGAACTCGTCGAGGACGGCGTCAGCACGGGCGACATCGGCGCGCGCATCGAGGAGGTCATCGACGACTACGGCTACAATCCGGTCGTGAATCTCACGGGCCACGGACTCGCCCGGTGGGAGCAGCACACCCCGCCGAACATCCCGAATCGCGCGGTGAGTCAGAGCGTCGAACTCGAAGCCGGCGACGTGGTCGCCATCGAGCCGTTCGCTACGGACGGGAGCGGCAAGGTCGGCGAGGGCAACGAGACCGAGATCTTCGCGCTCGAACACGAGCGGTCGGTCAGAAATCGTGACGCCCGCGAGGCGCTCGACCAGATCACCGAGCAGTTCCGTACCCTTCCCTTTGCCACCCGCTGGCTCGACGTCGACCGGCCCGAGATGGCGCTGCGCCGTCTCGAACGCCAGAACGTCGTCCACAGCTATCCCGTGCTCAAGGAGGACGCCGGCAATCTCGTCAGTCAGAAAGAACACACCGTCATCGTCACCGAGGACGGCTGTGAAGTGACGACCGAGCGCTGA
- a CDS encoding 2-oxoacid:acceptor oxidoreductase subunit alpha: MTEHELIWRIAGGSGDGIDSTSQNFTKALMRTGLDVFTHRHYPSRIRGGHTYVEVRAADHAVKSRGDGYDFLLALGDSFARNPQASGEAYYGNEEVKPLSENLDELREGGVIVYDEGLLDTDEVENFDERVEENDWHVYPLDLRGLAREHGREIMRNTAGVAATAALIGMSTEIFEELMSDSMSGEMLDTNVEVLEEAYREVSEMDFSHDLEVPTGSHDEEQVLLNGSHAVAYGALDEGCRFISGYPMTPWTDVFTIMTQHLPAVGGISEQVEDEIAAASLAIGASHAGVKAMSGSSGGGFALMSEPLGLAEMTETPLVLVEAMRAGPSTGMPTKPEQADLEHILYTSQGDSNRVVFAPSTVREAYEQSREAFRVAYDYQIPTVIVIDQKLSGELASVPASHFDREPNADLGSVLTEDEIQEAAHHASGTFNRFQHDPENGVSPRTIPGQKDGRFLASGNEHTPQGHIEEDPDNRVAQVDRRSRKLEAIRDDLDGQDHSNQTYYGPEDAEHGIMVWGSQQGSVEEAVDRLNDQGHSVKALGVSDLMPYPKKEVTEFLESVDECLVVEMNVTAQFRGLTQKELGRFGETMSSLLKYNGNPFEPAEIVEGFEIQVNGGDEPPTAQTRIEPAAGD, from the coding sequence ATGACAGAACACGAACTCATCTGGCGGATCGCAGGCGGTTCCGGTGACGGAATCGACTCGACCAGCCAGAACTTCACCAAGGCGCTGATGCGTACGGGGCTGGACGTCTTTACACACAGACATTACCCCTCGCGGATCCGCGGCGGGCACACCTACGTCGAAGTGCGTGCCGCCGACCACGCGGTCAAATCCCGTGGCGACGGCTACGACTTCCTGCTGGCGCTCGGCGACAGTTTCGCGCGCAACCCACAGGCCAGCGGCGAGGCCTACTATGGGAACGAGGAGGTCAAACCGCTCTCGGAGAACCTCGACGAACTGCGCGAGGGCGGCGTGATCGTCTACGACGAGGGACTGCTCGACACCGACGAGGTCGAGAACTTCGACGAGCGTGTCGAGGAAAACGACTGGCACGTCTATCCGCTCGACCTCCGAGGGCTGGCCCGCGAGCACGGCCGCGAGATCATGCGCAACACGGCCGGCGTGGCGGCGACGGCCGCGCTCATCGGGATGAGTACTGAAATATTCGAGGAGCTGATGAGCGACTCGATGAGCGGCGAGATGCTCGACACCAACGTCGAGGTGCTCGAAGAGGCCTATCGGGAGGTCAGCGAGATGGACTTCTCCCACGACCTCGAAGTGCCCACGGGTAGCCACGACGAGGAGCAGGTCCTGCTCAACGGCAGTCACGCGGTCGCCTACGGCGCGCTCGACGAGGGCTGTCGGTTCATCTCTGGGTACCCCATGACGCCGTGGACGGACGTCTTCACCATCATGACCCAGCACCTCCCCGCAGTGGGGGGTATCTCCGAACAGGTCGAAGACGAGATCGCGGCGGCATCGCTCGCCATCGGGGCCTCCCACGCTGGCGTCAAGGCAATGAGCGGTTCGTCGGGTGGCGGCTTCGCGCTGATGTCCGAACCGCTCGGACTGGCGGAGATGACCGAGACGCCGTTGGTCTTGGTGGAGGCGATGCGGGCGGGTCCCTCGACGGGCATGCCGACCAAACCCGAACAGGCGGACTTGGAGCACATCCTCTATACGAGTCAGGGTGATTCGAACAGGGTAGTGTTCGCGCCGAGCACGGTCCGGGAGGCCTACGAGCAGTCCCGCGAGGCGTTCCGGGTGGCGTACGACTACCAGATCCCCACGGTGATCGTCATCGACCAGAAACTCTCCGGCGAGTTGGCGAGCGTGCCGGCGAGCCACTTCGACCGCGAGCCGAACGCCGACCTCGGGAGCGTCCTCACCGAAGACGAGATCCAGGAGGCCGCCCATCACGCCTCGGGGACGTTCAACCGCTTCCAGCACGACCCAGAAAACGGCGTCAGCCCGCGCACGATTCCCGGCCAGAAGGACGGACGGTTCCTCGCCTCGGGCAACGAGCACACCCCGCAGGGCCACATCGAGGAGGACCCCGACAACCGGGTAGCGCAGGTCGACCGGCGCAGCCGAAAGCTCGAAGCGATCCGCGACGATCTGGACGGACAGGACCACTCCAATCAGACCTACTACGGGCCCGAGGACGCGGAGCACGGCATCATGGTCTGGGGGAGTCAGCAGGGAAGCGTCGAGGAGGCCGTCGACAGGCTGAACGACCAGGGACATTCGGTGAAGGCACTCGGCGTGAGCGACCTCATGCCCTACCCGAAAAAGGAGGTGACCGAGTTCCTCGAATCGGTCGATGAATGTCTGGTCGTCGAGATGAACGTCACCGCCCAGTTCAGAGGTCTCACCCAGAAGGAACTCGGGCGATTCGGCGAGACGATGTCGAGCCTGCTCAAGTACAACGGCAACCCGTTCGAACCCGCCGAGATCGTCGAAGGGTTCGAGATTCAGGTGAACGGCGGCGACGAGCCACCGACCGCACAGACGCGCATCGAACCGGCAGCAGGTGACTAA
- a CDS encoding thiamine pyrophosphate-dependent enzyme translates to MSKSFSAIGAAAQDDEIDREAFTPGIEPQATWCPGCGDFGVLKALKGAMPEVGRTPDETLLVTGIGCSGKLSSYFESYGFHSIHGRSLPVARAAKLANPGLEVIAAGGDGDGYGIGGNHFMHTARENHDMTYIVFNNEIFGLTKGQTSPTSPKGHESKTQPHGSAKDPIRPLSMALSSGASYIARTAAVNPRQATEILTEAMEHDGFAHIDFLTQCPTWNKDAKQYVPYTDVQQSDDYDFDVHDRREAAEMMHETEDKLYEGEVLTGRFYVDEDRHSYGEEKRSTGEMPEQPLAERYFDDDYDWERSYDLLDAHK, encoded by the coding sequence ATGAGCAAATCATTCAGTGCAATCGGCGCAGCGGCACAGGACGACGAGATCGACCGCGAGGCGTTCACACCCGGTATCGAACCGCAGGCGACGTGGTGTCCGGGCTGTGGCGACTTCGGGGTACTGAAGGCGCTCAAAGGTGCGATGCCCGAAGTCGGTCGGACGCCCGACGAGACGCTGCTCGTCACCGGAATCGGCTGCTCGGGCAAACTGTCGAGCTACTTCGAGTCGTATGGTTTTCACTCGATTCACGGGCGCTCGCTGCCGGTCGCACGGGCGGCGAAACTCGCCAATCCCGGTCTCGAAGTCATCGCGGCGGGCGGCGACGGCGATGGCTACGGCATCGGCGGGAACCACTTCATGCACACCGCCCGCGAGAACCACGACATGACCTACATCGTGTTCAACAACGAGATCTTCGGGCTGACGAAGGGCCAGACTTCGCCCACCAGCCCGAAGGGTCACGAGTCGAAGACCCAACCCCACGGGTCAGCGAAGGACCCGATCCGACCGCTCTCGATGGCGCTCTCCTCGGGGGCTTCCTACATCGCCCGCACCGCGGCGGTGAACCCCCGACAGGCGACCGAGATCCTCACCGAAGCGATGGAACACGACGGGTTCGCCCACATCGACTTCCTCACGCAGTGTCCGACGTGGAACAAGGACGCAAAGCAGTACGTCCCCTACACCGACGTCCAGCAGTCCGACGACTACGACTTCGACGTCCACGACCGCCGCGAAGCCGCCGAAATGATGCACGAGACCGAGGACAAACTCTACGAGGGCGAAGTCCTCACCGGTCGGTTCTACGTCGACGAGGATAGACACTCCTACGGCGAGGAGAAGCGTTCGACGGGCGAGATGCCCGAACAGCCGCTGGCCGAGCGCTACTTCGACGACGACTACGACTGGGAGCGCAGCTACGACCTGCTCGACGCCCACAAGTAG
- a CDS encoding DUF7549 family protein gives MALDVTDRAPEIAAFAAFVAALVPWSVSLSDGRFSEAVTLRFVFGSLEFAFGARSLDMTRGLVPITDVGARYGGDLAQAGTLWLVAAALLVVALALALALVLAGERLLVGAFDPVRAMGALCLGMALCLSGAAWLLWQHTPETPIPVGVVALFLFGAGLLTIDRTHAGRPSTEASG, from the coding sequence ATGGCCCTCGATGTCACGGACCGTGCGCCCGAGATCGCCGCGTTCGCGGCGTTCGTCGCCGCGCTGGTCCCGTGGTCGGTGTCGCTCTCGGACGGGCGATTCTCCGAGGCGGTCACCCTCCGGTTCGTCTTCGGTTCGCTCGAATTCGCCTTCGGCGCGCGCTCGCTCGACATGACGCGAGGACTGGTCCCGATCACCGACGTCGGCGCGCGGTACGGCGGCGATCTCGCGCAAGCGGGCACGCTCTGGCTCGTCGCGGCCGCGCTGCTCGTCGTCGCGCTGGCGTTGGCGCTCGCACTCGTGCTCGCTGGCGAGCGCCTCCTCGTGGGAGCGTTCGACCCGGTGCGGGCGATGGGTGCGCTCTGTCTCGGGATGGCACTCTGCCTCTCGGGGGCGGCGTGGCTACTGTGGCAGCACACGCCCGAGACCCCGATCCCGGTTGGAGTGGTCGCCCTCTTCCTCTTCGGCGCGGGGCTGCTCACCATCGACCGGACTCACGCCGGCCGGCCGAGCACCGAGGCGAGCGGGTAG
- a CDS encoding sugar transferase, translated as MEPTTGWRYRIASSLGASVLVVCSIVVANQPFAQTVLTAVPPFDRLAPTVLTDGRLLVAILTALLLMLAALLALFKPHPRRILDTISLTLRRVFGGALALAAIGYFDYTYRLPRTTLLLTTLFLTIALPAWFVAIRRRPAATVERAVLVGDDPASMAELVDTTDLPIVGYIAPAIRYDATQAPAGLEVADGGTHVHTRLDDIERLGGLSRLDELLVAGNIDTAILTFERSDRAEFFGALATCSSHGVTAKVHRKHADSVLTTGTGVGELIDAELEPWDWQDRTIKRGFDIAFALTGLVVLSPLILAIAVAIKLDDGGPLFYGQERTAEFGETFRVFKFRSMVPDAEATTGAKLSEEDAGGVDPRVTHAGRLLRRTHLDEIPQLWSILTGDMSVVGPRPERPELDDDIETNLIEWRRRWFVKPGLTGLAQINEITGYDPERKLQYDVKYINEQSIWFDIHIVVRQVWLVLSDLFVTITSR; from the coding sequence ATGGAACCCACTACAGGATGGCGGTATCGCATCGCGAGCAGCCTCGGCGCGAGCGTTCTCGTCGTCTGTTCGATCGTGGTGGCGAACCAGCCGTTCGCACAAACCGTGTTGACGGCCGTTCCACCGTTCGACCGTCTCGCCCCGACCGTCCTCACGGACGGCCGTCTGCTGGTGGCGATCCTGACGGCGCTCCTGCTGATGCTCGCCGCGCTGTTGGCGCTGTTCAAGCCCCATCCACGGCGCATTCTCGACACGATTTCGCTCACGCTCCGGCGCGTGTTCGGCGGCGCGCTCGCGCTCGCCGCGATCGGCTACTTCGATTACACCTATCGGCTCCCGCGGACGACCCTGCTGTTGACGACGCTGTTTCTTACCATCGCGCTGCCGGCGTGGTTCGTTGCCATCCGTCGCCGGCCGGCGGCGACGGTCGAACGGGCGGTGTTGGTCGGCGACGACCCGGCATCGATGGCCGAACTGGTCGATACGACCGACCTGCCGATCGTCGGCTACATCGCCCCGGCGATCCGGTACGACGCCACGCAAGCGCCGGCGGGGTTGGAGGTGGCCGATGGCGGGACGCACGTCCACACACGACTCGACGACATCGAGCGGCTGGGCGGACTCTCGCGGCTCGACGAACTGCTCGTCGCCGGGAACATCGACACGGCGATACTCACCTTCGAGCGCTCGGACCGTGCGGAGTTCTTCGGCGCGCTCGCCACCTGCAGCAGTCACGGCGTCACCGCGAAGGTCCACCGCAAACACGCCGATAGCGTACTCACGACCGGAACGGGTGTGGGCGAACTCATCGACGCCGAACTCGAACCGTGGGACTGGCAGGACCGCACCATCAAACGGGGCTTCGACATCGCCTTCGCGCTCACGGGGCTGGTGGTGCTCTCGCCGCTCATCCTCGCCATCGCGGTGGCGATCAAACTCGACGACGGCGGACCACTGTTCTACGGACAGGAGCGAACCGCCGAGTTCGGCGAGACGTTTCGCGTGTTCAAGTTCCGCAGCATGGTGCCCGATGCGGAGGCGACGACCGGCGCGAAACTCAGCGAGGAGGACGCCGGCGGCGTCGACCCCCGTGTCACGCACGCTGGACGGCTCCTTCGGCGGACACATCTGGACGAGATCCCACAGCTGTGGTCGATCCTGACCGGCGACATGAGCGTCGTCGGCCCCCGACCGGAACGGCCCGAACTCGACGACGACATCGAGACGAACCTCATCGAGTGGCGACGGCGGTGGTTCGTGAAGCCGGGACTGACCGGCCTCGCCCAGATCAACGAGATCACCGGCTACGACCCGGAACGAAAGCTCCAGTACGACGTCAAGTACATCAACGAACAGTCGATCTGGTTCGACATCCACATCGTCGTCCGACAGGTGTGGCTCGTGCTGAGCGACCTCTTCGTAACCATCACCAGCCGCTGA
- a CDS encoding class I SAM-dependent methyltransferase produces MGDPTRRDVRETYDRIGEHFAKTRAHPWPAVERFVEGSEKVDVGLDLGCGNARHAAVLADRAERVIGIDASQALLDAARERRESEGFAIDLCRGDATSLPLAARTVDLVVYIATLHHLPTRGDRIESLDELARVLAPGGRALVSAWSTTHDRFEGNEGFDTTVDWTLPGGETVARYYHIYDPAEFEADLRESALAVERAFEERGNCYGVVGVEGKRT; encoded by the coding sequence ATGGGCGATCCGACCCGGCGTGACGTGCGCGAGACCTACGACCGCATCGGCGAGCACTTCGCCAAGACCCGTGCGCATCCGTGGCCGGCCGTCGAACGCTTCGTCGAGGGAAGCGAGAAAGTCGATGTCGGACTCGACCTCGGTTGTGGCAACGCGCGCCACGCCGCGGTGCTTGCCGACCGTGCCGAGCGAGTGATCGGGATCGACGCGAGCCAAGCGCTGCTCGACGCGGCGCGCGAGCGCCGCGAGAGCGAAGGATTCGCCATCGACCTCTGTCGGGGTGACGCGACCAGCCTCCCGCTCGCTGCTCGTACTGTGGATCTCGTGGTGTACATCGCCACCCTCCACCATCTGCCGACCCGCGGGGACCGCATCGAAAGCCTCGACGAACTCGCGCGCGTCCTCGCGCCGGGTGGGCGGGCGCTCGTGAGCGCGTGGAGCACGACTCACGACCGATTCGAAGGGAACGAGGGCTTCGATACGACCGTCGACTGGACGCTACCCGGCGGCGAGACCGTGGCCCGCTACTACCACATCTACGACCCGGCGGAGTTCGAGGCCGACCTGCGAGAGAGCGCGCTCGCCGTCGAGCGCGCCTTCGAAGAGCGGGGCAACTGCTACGGCGTCGTCGGCGTCGAAGGGAAACGGACTTAA
- a CDS encoding phosphohexomutase domain-containing protein: MNLFGTAGIRGSATERVTPSLALAVGRAAGADSTTEFVVARDGRETGPALLAALEAGLESAGADVRRAGMLPTPALAFASRGRRGIMVTASHNPPTDNGLKLFSDGQEYGDDAEARIEERVESESAPANWDEWGSAERVEPLAAYRKHVAAYAREQGGPLGGMNISVDCGNGMASRATPQVLSALGADVVGVNANVDGHFPARGSKPTPETLSAFSTFVADGDTELGVAHDGDADRVVFLDSDGDIVHEDTVVAMLAEHYTRASDAGDPVMVTTPNASSRIDERVAAAGGRVERVRLGALHEGIRAARENGEEGTEVVFAAEPWKHIHPELGPWIDGVASAAVLARLVADSDLDALREPVNERPYRKVSVECPDERKGSVMDELESALGAAFPDGERDTSHGVRVELDDGWVLVRPSGTEPKVRVYAESETVDALVERTVDEVEAAVAA; encoded by the coding sequence ATGAACCTCTTCGGCACCGCGGGCATCCGCGGCAGCGCAACCGAGCGCGTGACGCCGAGCCTCGCGCTCGCGGTCGGGCGCGCGGCCGGCGCGGATTCGACCACCGAGTTCGTCGTCGCCCGCGACGGCCGCGAGACCGGTCCCGCACTCCTCGCGGCGCTCGAAGCGGGCCTCGAAAGCGCCGGCGCGGACGTCCGCCGTGCCGGTATGCTCCCGACGCCGGCGCTGGCCTTTGCCTCGCGCGGGCGTCGTGGTATCATGGTCACTGCGAGTCACAACCCGCCGACCGACAACGGTCTCAAACTCTTTTCCGATGGACAGGAGTACGGCGACGACGCCGAGGCACGCATCGAGGAGCGCGTCGAGTCCGAGAGTGCGCCGGCGAACTGGGACGAGTGGGGCAGCGCCGAGCGGGTCGAGCCGCTCGCGGCCTATCGCAAGCACGTCGCGGCGTACGCCCGCGAACAGGGTGGGCCGCTCGGCGGCATGAACATATCCGTCGACTGCGGGAACGGCATGGCGAGCCGGGCGACCCCGCAGGTGCTCTCGGCGCTCGGAGCCGACGTCGTAGGGGTAAACGCGAACGTCGACGGCCACTTCCCCGCCCGCGGGTCGAAGCCGACCCCGGAGACGCTTTCGGCGTTCAGCACGTTCGTCGCGGACGGCGATACGGAACTGGGGGTCGCCCACGACGGCGACGCCGACCGGGTAGTGTTCCTCGATAGCGATGGCGACATCGTCCACGAGGACACGGTCGTGGCGATGCTCGCCGAACACTACACCCGTGCGAGCGACGCCGGCGATCCGGTAATGGTGACGACGCCGAACGCCTCCTCACGTATCGACGAGCGCGTCGCGGCGGCCGGCGGGCGCGTCGAGCGGGTTCGATTGGGAGCACTCCACGAGGGCATCCGTGCGGCCCGCGAGAACGGTGAAGAGGGTACGGAAGTCGTGTTCGCCGCCGAGCCGTGGAAACACATCCACCCGGAACTCGGACCGTGGATCGACGGTGTGGCGAGCGCCGCCGTCCTCGCCCGACTGGTCGCCGATTCGGATCTCGACGCGCTCCGCGAACCCGTCAACGAACGTCCCTACCGGAAGGTGAGCGTCGAGTGTCCCGACGAGCGCAAAGGGAGTGTGATGGACGAGTTGGAGAGCGCGCTCGGCGCGGCGTTCCCCGACGGCGAACGCGACACGTCACACGGCGTGCGCGTCGAACTCGACGACGGCTGGGTGCTCGTCAGGCCAAGCGGGACCGAACCCAAGGTGAGGGTCTACGCCGAGAGCGAGACCGTCGATGCGCTCGTCGAGCGTACGGTAGACGAAGTCGAGGCGGCCGTGGCGGCGTGA
- the lrpA1 gene encoding HTH-type transcriptional regulator LrpA1 produces the protein MSADSTEDRILAVLEEDAQASYADIAHRAEVSKPTVRKYIDKLERDGVITGYSADVDPKKLSGRSIALVGIEVESGRYVEATRAIEALDEIEALYSSSGDHMLMAEVRAADGNAVGSVIADDILSIDGVTAAHPSFLQERLK, from the coding sequence ATGAGCGCGGACTCCACCGAGGACCGCATTCTCGCCGTCTTGGAGGAGGATGCGCAGGCCTCGTACGCCGACATCGCACACCGGGCGGAAGTATCGAAGCCCACCGTTCGGAAGTACATCGACAAACTCGAACGCGACGGCGTCATCACTGGCTACTCGGCCGACGTCGACCCGAAGAAACTCTCCGGGCGCTCGATCGCGCTCGTCGGCATCGAAGTCGAGAGCGGCCGCTACGTCGAGGCGACACGCGCCATCGAAGCGCTCGACGAGATCGAGGCGCTCTACAGCTCCAGCGGCGACCACATGCTGATGGCCGAGGTGCGTGCCGCCGACGGCAACGCCGTCGGGAGCGTCATCGCCGACGACATCCTCTCCATCGATGGTGTCACCGCCGCCCATCCCTCGTTCCTGCAGGAACGGCTCAAATAA